The following are encoded together in the Tursiops truncatus isolate mTurTru1 chromosome 10, mTurTru1.mat.Y, whole genome shotgun sequence genome:
- the MST1 gene encoding hepatocyte growth factor-like protein isoform X2, whose amino-acid sequence MGLWWVTVQPPARRMGWLPLLLLLTGFLGAPGQRSPLNDFQVLWGTELQHLLHTVGPRPWQEDVANAEECAGLCGPLLDCRAFHYNVSSHGCQLLPWTQHSPHTRLQRSRRCDLFQKKMYVRTCIMDNGVEYRGTVAITMGGLPCQRWSHRFPNDHKYTPTLRNGLDDNFCRNPDRDPRGPWCYTTDPAVRFQSCGIKSCREAACLWCNGEDYRGSVDRTESGRECQRWDLQHPHPHPFEPRKFLDKSLDDNYCRNPDGSERPWCYTADPQMKREFCDLPRCGSEAQPRREATTLNCFRGKGEGYRGTVNTTAAGVPCQRWDAQHPHQHRFAPEKYACKDLRENFCRNPDGSEAPWCFTSRPGMRVAFCYQIRRCTDDVRPEDCYHGAGELYRGSVSKTRKGVRCQRWSAGTPHKPQFTPTSAPHAPLEENFCRNPDGDSHGPWCYTTDPETTFDYCALRRCDDDQPPSILEPPDQVLFEKCGKRVTRLDPWRSKLRVVGGQPGNSPWTVSLRNRQGQHFCGGSLVKEQWVLTARQCFSSCHGPLTGYEVWLGTLFQDPQPGQPGLQRISMAKMVCGPSGSQLVLLKLERPATLNQRVALICLPPEWYVVPPGTKCEIAGWGETKGTGDNTVLNIASLNVISNRECNIKHRGRVRESEMCTEGLLAPAGACELTRHNCPHC is encoded by the exons ATGGGGCTGTGGTGGGTCACAGTGCAGCCTCCAGCCAGGAGGATGGGGTGGCTCCCACTCCTGCTGCTTCTGACGGGGTTCTTAGGGGCCCCTG GGCAGCGCTCGCCCTTGAATGACTTCCAGGTGCTCTGGGGTACGGAGCTGCAACACCTGCTACACACAGTGGGGCCCAGGCCTTggcaagaagatgtggcaaatgcTGAGGAATGTGCAGGGCTTTGTGGGCCCCTACTGGACTGCAG GGCCTTCCACTACAATGTGAGCAGCCATGGTTGCCAGTTGCTGCCATGGACCCAGCACTCACCTCATACACGGCTGCAGCGTTCCAGGCGCTGTGATCTCTTCCAAAAGAAAA TGTATGTTCGGACTTGCATCATGGACAATGGGGTCGAGTACCGGGGCACCGTGGCCATCACCATGGGTGGCCTACCCTGCCAGCGCTGGAGCCACAGGTTCCCCAATGACCACAA GTACACACCCACACTTCGAAATGGCTTGGACGACAACTTCTGCCGCAACCCGGATAGGGACCCCAGAGGTCCCTGGTGCTACACAACAGACCCTGCCGTGCGCTTCCAGAGCTGCGGCATTAAGTCTTGCCGGGAGG CCGCTTGCCTTTGGTGCAATGGCGAGGACTACCGCGGCTCAGTGGACCGCACGGAGTCAGGACGCGAGTGTCAGCGCTGGGACCTGCAGCACCCGCACCCTCACCCCTTCGAGCCCCGCAA GTTCCTGGACAAAAGTCTGGACGACAACTATTGCCGGAATCCGGACGGCTCGGAGCGGCCCTGGTGCTATACCGCGGACCCGCAGATGAAGCGAGAGTTCTGCGACCTCCCCCGCTGCG GGTCCGAGGCACAGCCGCGCCGGGAGGCCACGACGCTCAATTGCTTCCGCGGGAAAGGCGAGGGCTACCGGGGCACGGTCAACACCACCGCTGCGGGCGTGCCCTGCCAGCGTTGGGACGCGCAGCATCCGCATCAGCATCGCTTTGCGCCGGAAAAGTATGCGTGCAA GGACCTTCGGGAGAACTTCTGTCGGAACCCCGACGGATCGGAGGCGCCCTGGTGCTTCACATCGCGGCCTGGCATGCGCGTGGCCTTCTGCTACCAGATCCGGCGCTGCACCGACGACGTGCGGCCCGAGG ACTGCTACCATGGCGCGGGGGAACTGTACCGCGGCTCAGTCAGCAAGACCCGAAAGGGCGTCCGGTGTCAGCGCTGGTCCGCGGGGACGCCGCACAAGCCGCA GTTCACCCCCACCTCCGCCCCACACGCACCACTGGAAGAGAACTTCTGCAGGAACCCAGACGGGGATAGTCACGGGCCCTGGTGCTACACCACAGATCCGGAGACTACGTTCGACTACTGTGCACTGCGGCGCTGCG ATGATGACCAACCGCCGTCCATCCTGGAGCCCCCAG ACCAGGTGCTGTTTGAGAAGTGTGGCAAGAGAGTGACCCGCCTGGACCCATGGCGCTCCAAGCTGCGTGTGGTGGGCGGCCAGCCTGGGAACTCACCCTGGACAGTCAGCTTGCGCAACCG GCAGGGCCAGCACTTCTGCGGAGGCTCCCTAGTGAAGGAGCAGTGGGTTCTGACTGCCCGGCAGTGCTTCTCCTCTTG ccatgggcctctcactggctATGAGGTGTGGCTAGGCACCCTGTTCCAGGACCCACAGCCCGGGCAGCCAGGCCTGCAGCGCATCTCAATGGCCAAGATGGTCTGCGGGCCCTCTGGCTCCCAGCTTGTTCTGCTCAAGCTGGAGAG ACCTGCGACCCTGAACCAGCGTGTGGCCCTGATCTGCCTGCCCCCTGAGTGGTATGTGGTGCCTCCAGGCACCAAGTGTGAGATCGCAGGCTGGGGCGAGACCAAAG GTACAGGGGACAACACGGTCCTGAACATAGCCTCCCTCAATGTCATCTCCAACCGGGAATGTAACATCAAGCACCGAGGTCGCGTACGCGAGAGTGAGATGTGCACTGAAGGACTGTTGGCCCCTGCTGGAGCCTGTGAG ctcaccAGGCACAACTGCCCACACTGCTGA
- the MST1 gene encoding hepatocyte growth factor-like protein isoform X4, with the protein MVASCCHGPSTHLIHGCSVPGAVISSKRKCMFGLASWTMGSSTGAPWPSPWVAYPASAGATGSPMTTSTHPHFEMAWTTTSAATRIGTPEVPGATQQTLPCASRAAALSLAGRVSSSGSSLGREEHAHARPRTHRPCVSSRLPLVQWRGLPRLSGPHGVRTRVSALGPAAPAPSPLRAPQVPGQKSGRQLLPESGRLGAALVLYRGPADEARVLRPPPLRVRGTAAPGGHDAQLLPRERRGLPGHGQHHRCGRALPALGRAASASASLCAGKVCVQGPSGELLSEPRRIGGALVLHIAAWHARGLLLPDPALHRRRAARGFTPTSAPHAPLEENFCRNPDGDSHGPWCYTTDPETTFDYCALRRCDDDQPPSILEPPDQVLFEKCGKRVTRLDPWRSKLRVVGGQPGNSPWTVSLRNRQGQHFCGGSLVKEQWVLTARQCFSSCHGPLTGYEVWLGTLFQDPQPGQPGLQRISMAKMVCGPSGSQLVLLKLERPATLNQRVALICLPPEWYVVPPGTKCEIAGWGETKGTGDNTVLNIASLNVISNRECNIKHRGRVRESEMCTEGLLAPAGACEGDYGGPLACFTHDCWVLEGIIIPNRVCARPRWPSIFMRVSVFVDWIHKVMRLG; encoded by the exons ATGGTTGCCAGTTGCTGCCATGGACCCAGCACTCACCTCATACACGGCTGCAGCGTTCCAGGCGCTGTGATCTCTTCCAAAAGAAAA TGTATGTTCGGACTTGCATCATGGACAATGGGGTCGAGTACCGGGGCACCGTGGCCATCACCATGGGTGGCCTACCCTGCCAGCGCTGGAGCCACAGGTTCCCCAATGACCACAA GTACACACCCACACTTCGAAATGGCTTGGACGACAACTTCTGCCGCAACCCGGATAGGGACCCCAGAGGTCCCTGGTGCTACACAACAGACCCTGCCGTGCGCTTCCAGAGCTGCGGCATTAAGTCTTGCCGGGAGGGTAAGCAGCTCCGGGTCAAGCCTGGGGCGGGAGGAGCATGCCCACGCCCGTCCACGAACCCATCGGCCCTGTGTCTCCAGCCGCTTGCCTTTGGTGCAATGGCGAGGACTACCGCGGCTCAGTGGACCGCACGGAGTCAGGACGCGAGTGTCAGCGCTGGGACCTGCAGCACCCGCACCCTCACCCCTTCGAGCCCCGCAA GTTCCTGGACAAAAGTCTGGACGACAACTATTGCCGGAATCCGGACGGCTCGGAGCGGCCCTGGTGCTATACCGCGGACCCGCAGATGAAGCGAGAGTTCTGCGACCTCCCCCGCTGCG GGTCCGAGGCACAGCCGCGCCGGGAGGCCACGACGCTCAATTGCTTCCGCGGGAAAGGCGAGGGCTACCGGGGCACGGTCAACACCACCGCTGCGGGCGTGCCCTGCCAGCGTTGGGACGCGCAGCATCCGCATCAGCATCGCTTTGCGCCGGAAAAGTATGCGTGCAA GGACCTTCGGGAGAACTTCTGTCGGAACCCCGACGGATCGGAGGCGCCCTGGTGCTTCACATCGCGGCCTGGCATGCGCGTGGCCTTCTGCTACCAGATCCGGCGCTGCACCGACGACGTGCGGCCCGAGG GTTCACCCCCACCTCCGCCCCACACGCACCACTGGAAGAGAACTTCTGCAGGAACCCAGACGGGGATAGTCACGGGCCCTGGTGCTACACCACAGATCCGGAGACTACGTTCGACTACTGTGCACTGCGGCGCTGCG ATGATGACCAACCGCCGTCCATCCTGGAGCCCCCAG ACCAGGTGCTGTTTGAGAAGTGTGGCAAGAGAGTGACCCGCCTGGACCCATGGCGCTCCAAGCTGCGTGTGGTGGGCGGCCAGCCTGGGAACTCACCCTGGACAGTCAGCTTGCGCAACCG GCAGGGCCAGCACTTCTGCGGAGGCTCCCTAGTGAAGGAGCAGTGGGTTCTGACTGCCCGGCAGTGCTTCTCCTCTTG ccatgggcctctcactggctATGAGGTGTGGCTAGGCACCCTGTTCCAGGACCCACAGCCCGGGCAGCCAGGCCTGCAGCGCATCTCAATGGCCAAGATGGTCTGCGGGCCCTCTGGCTCCCAGCTTGTTCTGCTCAAGCTGGAGAG ACCTGCGACCCTGAACCAGCGTGTGGCCCTGATCTGCCTGCCCCCTGAGTGGTATGTGGTGCCTCCAGGCACCAAGTGTGAGATCGCAGGCTGGGGCGAGACCAAAG GTACAGGGGACAACACGGTCCTGAACATAGCCTCCCTCAATGTCATCTCCAACCGGGAATGTAACATCAAGCACCGAGGTCGCGTACGCGAGAGTGAGATGTGCACTGAAGGACTGTTGGCCCCTGCTGGAGCCTGTGAG GGTGACTACGGGGGCCCACTTGCCTGCTTTACTCACGACTGCTGGGTCCTGGAGGGAATTATAATCCCCAACCGAGTGTGCGCACGGCCCCGCTGGCCATCCATCTTCATGCGTGTCTCTGTGTTTGTGGACTGGATTCACAAGGTCATGAGGCTGGGCTAG
- the MST1 gene encoding hepatocyte growth factor-like protein isoform X3, with the protein MGLWWVTVQPPARRMGWLPLLLLLTGFLGAPGQRSPLNDFQVLWGTELQHLLHTVGPRPWQEDVANAEECAGLCGPLLDCRAFHYNVSSHGCQLLPWTQHSPHTRLQRSRRCDLFQKKMYVRTCIMDNGVEYRGTVAITMGGLPCQRWSHRFPNDHKYTPTLRNGLDDNFCRNPDRDPRGPWCYTTDPAVRFQSCGIKSCREAACLWCNGEDYRGSVDRTESGRECQRWDLQHPHPHPFEPRKFLDKSLDDNYCRNPDGSERPWCYTADPQMKREFCDLPRCGSEAQPRREATTLNCFRGKGEGYRGTVNTTAAGVPCQRWDAQHPHQHRFAPEKYACKDLRENFCRNPDGSEAPWCFTSRPGMRVAFCYQIRRCTDDVRPEDCYHGAGELYRGSVSKTRKGVRCQRWSAGTPHKPQFTPTSAPHAPLEENFCRNPDGDSHGPWCYTTDPETTFDYCALRRCDDDQPPSILEPPDQVLFEKCGKRVTRLDPWRSKLRVVGGQPGNSPWTVSLRNRPATLNQRVALICLPPEWYVVPPGTKCEIAGWGETKGTGDNTVLNIASLNVISNRECNIKHRGRVRESEMCTEGLLAPAGACEGDYGGPLACFTHDCWVLEGIIIPNRVCARPRWPSIFMRVSVFVDWIHKVMRLG; encoded by the exons ATGGGGCTGTGGTGGGTCACAGTGCAGCCTCCAGCCAGGAGGATGGGGTGGCTCCCACTCCTGCTGCTTCTGACGGGGTTCTTAGGGGCCCCTG GGCAGCGCTCGCCCTTGAATGACTTCCAGGTGCTCTGGGGTACGGAGCTGCAACACCTGCTACACACAGTGGGGCCCAGGCCTTggcaagaagatgtggcaaatgcTGAGGAATGTGCAGGGCTTTGTGGGCCCCTACTGGACTGCAG GGCCTTCCACTACAATGTGAGCAGCCATGGTTGCCAGTTGCTGCCATGGACCCAGCACTCACCTCATACACGGCTGCAGCGTTCCAGGCGCTGTGATCTCTTCCAAAAGAAAA TGTATGTTCGGACTTGCATCATGGACAATGGGGTCGAGTACCGGGGCACCGTGGCCATCACCATGGGTGGCCTACCCTGCCAGCGCTGGAGCCACAGGTTCCCCAATGACCACAA GTACACACCCACACTTCGAAATGGCTTGGACGACAACTTCTGCCGCAACCCGGATAGGGACCCCAGAGGTCCCTGGTGCTACACAACAGACCCTGCCGTGCGCTTCCAGAGCTGCGGCATTAAGTCTTGCCGGGAGG CCGCTTGCCTTTGGTGCAATGGCGAGGACTACCGCGGCTCAGTGGACCGCACGGAGTCAGGACGCGAGTGTCAGCGCTGGGACCTGCAGCACCCGCACCCTCACCCCTTCGAGCCCCGCAA GTTCCTGGACAAAAGTCTGGACGACAACTATTGCCGGAATCCGGACGGCTCGGAGCGGCCCTGGTGCTATACCGCGGACCCGCAGATGAAGCGAGAGTTCTGCGACCTCCCCCGCTGCG GGTCCGAGGCACAGCCGCGCCGGGAGGCCACGACGCTCAATTGCTTCCGCGGGAAAGGCGAGGGCTACCGGGGCACGGTCAACACCACCGCTGCGGGCGTGCCCTGCCAGCGTTGGGACGCGCAGCATCCGCATCAGCATCGCTTTGCGCCGGAAAAGTATGCGTGCAA GGACCTTCGGGAGAACTTCTGTCGGAACCCCGACGGATCGGAGGCGCCCTGGTGCTTCACATCGCGGCCTGGCATGCGCGTGGCCTTCTGCTACCAGATCCGGCGCTGCACCGACGACGTGCGGCCCGAGG ACTGCTACCATGGCGCGGGGGAACTGTACCGCGGCTCAGTCAGCAAGACCCGAAAGGGCGTCCGGTGTCAGCGCTGGTCCGCGGGGACGCCGCACAAGCCGCA GTTCACCCCCACCTCCGCCCCACACGCACCACTGGAAGAGAACTTCTGCAGGAACCCAGACGGGGATAGTCACGGGCCCTGGTGCTACACCACAGATCCGGAGACTACGTTCGACTACTGTGCACTGCGGCGCTGCG ATGATGACCAACCGCCGTCCATCCTGGAGCCCCCAG ACCAGGTGCTGTTTGAGAAGTGTGGCAAGAGAGTGACCCGCCTGGACCCATGGCGCTCCAAGCTGCGTGTGGTGGGCGGCCAGCCTGGGAACTCACCCTGGACAGTCAGCTTGCGCAACCG ACCTGCGACCCTGAACCAGCGTGTGGCCCTGATCTGCCTGCCCCCTGAGTGGTATGTGGTGCCTCCAGGCACCAAGTGTGAGATCGCAGGCTGGGGCGAGACCAAAG GTACAGGGGACAACACGGTCCTGAACATAGCCTCCCTCAATGTCATCTCCAACCGGGAATGTAACATCAAGCACCGAGGTCGCGTACGCGAGAGTGAGATGTGCACTGAAGGACTGTTGGCCCCTGCTGGAGCCTGTGAG GGTGACTACGGGGGCCCACTTGCCTGCTTTACTCACGACTGCTGGGTCCTGGAGGGAATTATAATCCCCAACCGAGTGTGCGCACGGCCCCGCTGGCCATCCATCTTCATGCGTGTCTCTGTGTTTGTGGACTGGATTCACAAGGTCATGAGGCTGGGCTAG
- the MST1 gene encoding hepatocyte growth factor-like protein isoform X1 — protein MGLWWVTVQPPARRMGWLPLLLLLTGFLGAPGQRSPLNDFQVLWGTELQHLLHTVGPRPWQEDVANAEECAGLCGPLLDCRAFHYNVSSHGCQLLPWTQHSPHTRLQRSRRCDLFQKKMYVRTCIMDNGVEYRGTVAITMGGLPCQRWSHRFPNDHKYTPTLRNGLDDNFCRNPDRDPRGPWCYTTDPAVRFQSCGIKSCREAACLWCNGEDYRGSVDRTESGRECQRWDLQHPHPHPFEPRKFLDKSLDDNYCRNPDGSERPWCYTADPQMKREFCDLPRCGSEAQPRREATTLNCFRGKGEGYRGTVNTTAAGVPCQRWDAQHPHQHRFAPEKYACKDLRENFCRNPDGSEAPWCFTSRPGMRVAFCYQIRRCTDDVRPEDCYHGAGELYRGSVSKTRKGVRCQRWSAGTPHKPQFTPTSAPHAPLEENFCRNPDGDSHGPWCYTTDPETTFDYCALRRCDQVLFEKCGKRVTRLDPWRSKLRVVGGQPGNSPWTVSLRNRQGQHFCGGSLVKEQWVLTARQCFSSCHGPLTGYEVWLGTLFQDPQPGQPGLQRISMAKMVCGPSGSQLVLLKLERPATLNQRVALICLPPEWYVVPPGTKCEIAGWGETKGTGDNTVLNIASLNVISNRECNIKHRGRVRESEMCTEGLLAPAGACEGDYGGPLACFTHDCWVLEGIIIPNRVCARPRWPSIFMRVSVFVDWIHKVMRLG, from the exons ATGGGGCTGTGGTGGGTCACAGTGCAGCCTCCAGCCAGGAGGATGGGGTGGCTCCCACTCCTGCTGCTTCTGACGGGGTTCTTAGGGGCCCCTG GGCAGCGCTCGCCCTTGAATGACTTCCAGGTGCTCTGGGGTACGGAGCTGCAACACCTGCTACACACAGTGGGGCCCAGGCCTTggcaagaagatgtggcaaatgcTGAGGAATGTGCAGGGCTTTGTGGGCCCCTACTGGACTGCAG GGCCTTCCACTACAATGTGAGCAGCCATGGTTGCCAGTTGCTGCCATGGACCCAGCACTCACCTCATACACGGCTGCAGCGTTCCAGGCGCTGTGATCTCTTCCAAAAGAAAA TGTATGTTCGGACTTGCATCATGGACAATGGGGTCGAGTACCGGGGCACCGTGGCCATCACCATGGGTGGCCTACCCTGCCAGCGCTGGAGCCACAGGTTCCCCAATGACCACAA GTACACACCCACACTTCGAAATGGCTTGGACGACAACTTCTGCCGCAACCCGGATAGGGACCCCAGAGGTCCCTGGTGCTACACAACAGACCCTGCCGTGCGCTTCCAGAGCTGCGGCATTAAGTCTTGCCGGGAGG CCGCTTGCCTTTGGTGCAATGGCGAGGACTACCGCGGCTCAGTGGACCGCACGGAGTCAGGACGCGAGTGTCAGCGCTGGGACCTGCAGCACCCGCACCCTCACCCCTTCGAGCCCCGCAA GTTCCTGGACAAAAGTCTGGACGACAACTATTGCCGGAATCCGGACGGCTCGGAGCGGCCCTGGTGCTATACCGCGGACCCGCAGATGAAGCGAGAGTTCTGCGACCTCCCCCGCTGCG GGTCCGAGGCACAGCCGCGCCGGGAGGCCACGACGCTCAATTGCTTCCGCGGGAAAGGCGAGGGCTACCGGGGCACGGTCAACACCACCGCTGCGGGCGTGCCCTGCCAGCGTTGGGACGCGCAGCATCCGCATCAGCATCGCTTTGCGCCGGAAAAGTATGCGTGCAA GGACCTTCGGGAGAACTTCTGTCGGAACCCCGACGGATCGGAGGCGCCCTGGTGCTTCACATCGCGGCCTGGCATGCGCGTGGCCTTCTGCTACCAGATCCGGCGCTGCACCGACGACGTGCGGCCCGAGG ACTGCTACCATGGCGCGGGGGAACTGTACCGCGGCTCAGTCAGCAAGACCCGAAAGGGCGTCCGGTGTCAGCGCTGGTCCGCGGGGACGCCGCACAAGCCGCA GTTCACCCCCACCTCCGCCCCACACGCACCACTGGAAGAGAACTTCTGCAGGAACCCAGACGGGGATAGTCACGGGCCCTGGTGCTACACCACAGATCCGGAGACTACGTTCGACTACTGTGCACTGCGGCGCTGCG ACCAGGTGCTGTTTGAGAAGTGTGGCAAGAGAGTGACCCGCCTGGACCCATGGCGCTCCAAGCTGCGTGTGGTGGGCGGCCAGCCTGGGAACTCACCCTGGACAGTCAGCTTGCGCAACCG GCAGGGCCAGCACTTCTGCGGAGGCTCCCTAGTGAAGGAGCAGTGGGTTCTGACTGCCCGGCAGTGCTTCTCCTCTTG ccatgggcctctcactggctATGAGGTGTGGCTAGGCACCCTGTTCCAGGACCCACAGCCCGGGCAGCCAGGCCTGCAGCGCATCTCAATGGCCAAGATGGTCTGCGGGCCCTCTGGCTCCCAGCTTGTTCTGCTCAAGCTGGAGAG ACCTGCGACCCTGAACCAGCGTGTGGCCCTGATCTGCCTGCCCCCTGAGTGGTATGTGGTGCCTCCAGGCACCAAGTGTGAGATCGCAGGCTGGGGCGAGACCAAAG GTACAGGGGACAACACGGTCCTGAACATAGCCTCCCTCAATGTCATCTCCAACCGGGAATGTAACATCAAGCACCGAGGTCGCGTACGCGAGAGTGAGATGTGCACTGAAGGACTGTTGGCCCCTGCTGGAGCCTGTGAG GGTGACTACGGGGGCCCACTTGCCTGCTTTACTCACGACTGCTGGGTCCTGGAGGGAATTATAATCCCCAACCGAGTGTGCGCACGGCCCCGCTGGCCATCCATCTTCATGCGTGTCTCTGTGTTTGTGGACTGGATTCACAAGGTCATGAGGCTGGGCTAG
- the MST1 gene encoding hepatocyte growth factor-like protein isoform X5, translating to MGLWWVTVQPPARRMGWLPLLLLLTGFLGAPGQRSPLNDFQVLWGTELQHLLHTVGPRPWQEDVANAEECAGLCGPLLDCRAFHYNVSSHGCQLLPWTQHSPHTRLQRSRRCDLFQKKMYVRTCIMDNGVEYRGTVAITMGGLPCQRWSHRFPNDHKYTPTLRNGLDDNFCRNPDRDPRGPWCYTTDPAVRFQSCGIKSCREAACLWCNGEDYRGSVDRTESGRECQRWDLQHPHPHPFEPRKFLDKSLDDNYCRNPDGSERPWCYTADPQMKREFCDLPRCGSEAQPRREATTLNCFRGKGEGYRGTVNTTAAGVPCQRWDAQHPHQHRFAPEKYACKDLRENFCRNPDGSEAPWCFTSRPGMRVAFCYQIRRCTDDVRPEDCYHGAGELYRGSVSKTRKGVRCQRWSAGTPHKPQFTPTSAPHAPLEENFCRNPDGDSHGPWCYTTDPETTFDYCALRRCDDDQPPSILEPPDQVLFEKCGKRVTRLDPWRSKLRVVGGQPGNSPWTVSLRNRQGQHFCGGSLVKEQWVLTARQCFSSCHGPLTGYEVWLGTLFQDPQPGQPGLQRISMAKMVCGPSGSQLVLLKLERPATLNQRVALICLPPEWYVVPPGTKCEIAGWGETKGTGDNTVLNIASLNVISNRECNIKHRGRVRESEMCTEGLLAPAGACEGDYGGPLACFTHDCWVLEGIIIPNRVCARPRWPSIFMRVSVFVDWIHKVMRLG from the exons ATGGGGCTGTGGTGGGTCACAGTGCAGCCTCCAGCCAGGAGGATGGGGTGGCTCCCACTCCTGCTGCTTCTGACGGGGTTCTTAGGGGCCCCTG GGCAGCGCTCGCCCTTGAATGACTTCCAGGTGCTCTGGGGTACGGAGCTGCAACACCTGCTACACACAGTGGGGCCCAGGCCTTggcaagaagatgtggcaaatgcTGAGGAATGTGCAGGGCTTTGTGGGCCCCTACTGGACTGCAG GGCCTTCCACTACAATGTGAGCAGCCATGGTTGCCAGTTGCTGCCATGGACCCAGCACTCACCTCATACACGGCTGCAGCGTTCCAGGCGCTGTGATCTCTTCCAAAAGAAAA TGTATGTTCGGACTTGCATCATGGACAATGGGGTCGAGTACCGGGGCACCGTGGCCATCACCATGGGTGGCCTACCCTGCCAGCGCTGGAGCCACAGGTTCCCCAATGACCACAA GTACACACCCACACTTCGAAATGGCTTGGACGACAACTTCTGCCGCAACCCGGATAGGGACCCCAGAGGTCCCTGGTGCTACACAACAGACCCTGCCGTGCGCTTCCAGAGCTGCGGCATTAAGTCTTGCCGGGAGG CCGCTTGCCTTTGGTGCAATGGCGAGGACTACCGCGGCTCAGTGGACCGCACGGAGTCAGGACGCGAGTGTCAGCGCTGGGACCTGCAGCACCCGCACCCTCACCCCTTCGAGCCCCGCAA GTTCCTGGACAAAAGTCTGGACGACAACTATTGCCGGAATCCGGACGGCTCGGAGCGGCCCTGGTGCTATACCGCGGACCCGCAGATGAAGCGAGAGTTCTGCGACCTCCCCCGCTGCG GGTCCGAGGCACAGCCGCGCCGGGAGGCCACGACGCTCAATTGCTTCCGCGGGAAAGGCGAGGGCTACCGGGGCACGGTCAACACCACCGCTGCGGGCGTGCCCTGCCAGCGTTGGGACGCGCAGCATCCGCATCAGCATCGCTTTGCGCCGGAAAAGTATGCGTGCAA GGACCTTCGGGAGAACTTCTGTCGGAACCCCGACGGATCGGAGGCGCCCTGGTGCTTCACATCGCGGCCTGGCATGCGCGTGGCCTTCTGCTACCAGATCCGGCGCTGCACCGACGACGTGCGGCCCGAGG ACTGCTACCATGGCGCGGGGGAACTGTACCGCGGCTCAGTCAGCAAGACCCGAAAGGGCGTCCGGTGTCAGCGCTGGTCCGCGGGGACGCCGCACAAGCCGCA GTTCACCCCCACCTCCGCCCCACACGCACCACTGGAAGAGAACTTCTGCAGGAACCCAGACGGGGATAGTCACGGGCCCTGGTGCTACACCACAGATCCGGAGACTACGTTCGACTACTGTGCACTGCGGCGCTGCG ATGATGACCAACCGCCGTCCATCCTGGAGCCCCCAG ACCAGGTGCTGTTTGAGAAGTGTGGCAAGAGAGTGACCCGCCTGGACCCATGGCGCTCCAAGCTGCGTGTGGTGGGCGGCCAGCCTGGGAACTCACCCTGGACAGTCAGCTTGCGCAACCG GCAGGGCCAGCACTTCTGCGGAGGCTCCCTAGTGAAGGAGCAGTGGGTTCTGACTGCCCGGCAGTGCTTCTCCTCTTG ccatgggcctctcactggctATGAGGTGTGGCTAGGCACCCTGTTCCAGGACCCACAGCCCGGGCAGCCAGGCCTGCAGCGCATCTCAATGGCCAAGATGGTCTGCGGGCCCTCTGGCTCCCAGCTTGTTCTGCTCAAGCTGGAGAG ACCTGCGACCCTGAACCAGCGTGTGGCCCTGATCTGCCTGCCCCCTGAGTGGTATGTGGTGCCTCCAGGCACCAAGTGTGAGATCGCAGGCTGGGGCGAGACCAAAG GTACAGGGGACAACACGGTCCTGAACATAGCCTCCCTCAATGTCATCTCCAACCGGGAATGTAACATCAAGCACCGAGGTCGCGTACGCGAGAGTGAGATGTGCACTGAAGGACTGTTGGCCCCTGCTGGAGCCTGTGAG GGTGACTACGGGGGCCCACTTGCCTGCTTTACTCACGACTGCTGGGTCCTGGAGGGAATTATAATCCCCAACCGAGTGTGCGCACGGCCCCGCTGGCCATCCATCTTCATGCGTGTCTCTGTGTTTGTGGACTGGATTCACAAGGTCATGAGGCTGGGCTAG